A genomic region of Papaver somniferum cultivar HN1 chromosome 7, ASM357369v1, whole genome shotgun sequence contains the following coding sequences:
- the LOC113300329 gene encoding uncharacterized protein LOC113300329, with translation MDLEWGRRQYPLVYFANVFHEEILIVVIDRQGDQLQIFVKKINILAVLIFPVHAIATTQIYLSRIRFFLPFPLLLNAVSGSFFILEKVVQKNLHSTLICLHTFYWDILLTSCCHQLLEVGAGIHEHEEVFLPVIQLLNVLLRIEFLRWKYKLFSTGWWSIMFCDTRIRHQISTNFIAKLICVLLERINQFESAIGYATISSFQQLSALTFLVMPTGVMKLYTEVFELLTVELGLTTKYFTSDQFLADLCDNLVGSLVWQQNYGNADILLQFLLDLHNASHESYNTIQALLSQPGTNAIQYHPRDVSFTFIYFLACYHRLLGVCRESTYLDRSTGVGQANDICY, from the coding sequence ATGGATCTTGAATGGGGAAGAAGACAATATCCTCTTGTCTATTTTGCAAATGTTTTTCATGAGGAAATACTCATAGTTGTTATTGATAGACAAGGTGATCAACTCCAGATTTTTGTGAAGAAGATTAACATTCTTGCAGTGCTTATATTCCCAGTTCACGCCATTGCTACAACTCAAATTTATCTTTCAAGAATCAGGTTCTTTTTGCCCTTTCCCCTGCTTCTAAATGCAGTCTCTGGAAGTTTTTTCATTCTTGAGAAAGTTGTGCAGAAGAATTTACATTCCACTTTGATTTGTTTGCACACATTTTACTGGGATATACTTCTTACTTCATGCTGCCATCAATTGCTGGAGGTTGGCGCTGGTATACATGAACATGAAGAGGTCTTCCTCCCTGTGATTCAACTTCTCAATGTCTTATTGAGAATTGAGTTCTTACGGTGGAAATATAAATTGTTTTCAACTGGTTGGTGGAGTATTATGTTCTGTGACACTAGGATTCGTCATCAAATTTCTACAAACTTTATAGCCAAGCTCATCTGTGTACTGCTGGAAAGGATTAATCAGTTTGAATCTGCTATTGGATATGCAACTATATCATCTTTCCAGCAACTTTCTGCTCTCACATTTCTTGTAATGCCCACTGGTGTCATGAAGTTGTATACAGAAGTGTTTGAGCTGCTAACGGTTGAATTGGGGCTTACCACCAAGTATTTTACTTCTGATCAGTTTCTGGCAGACCTGTGTGATAACTTGGTTGGGAGTTTAGTGTGGCAACAGAATTATGGTAATGCTGATATTCTCTTGCAGTTTCTACTTGACTTACATAATGCTTCACACGAGTCCTACAACACTATTCAAGCTCTTCTTAGCCAACCAGGTACTAatgcaattcaatatcatcctCGTGATGTTTCTTTCACTTTTATATATTTTCTAGCATGCTACCATCGCTTGTTGGGAGTTTGTAGAGAGTCAACATACTTGGACAGGAGTACGGGTGTCGGTCAGGCTAATGATATTTGTTACTGA